From the Nitrospinota bacterium genome, the window AATACGAACATTTTTTTCTCTAAGTGATTTAATCAGGTTCGGATCTTTTGGTGGTGCCGTAGTCTGAAAAGCCTGGCCATCCATATACTTTCCATTAATACTGTCACCACGAATCATCACTTCAGTCACCTGACCCTGCTCAACCTGATCCATAAAGTCACTGAACACCACTTCAGATTGAGGAGCCAAAGGTTGATTAAATATATTAAACAAGGCAATCAGGACTATTCCGATCACAAGCCATAGAGCTAAATTTTTATAAAATTGATTCAAAACTATCTCCTTACAGAGTTATCGCCACAAATTCGGAACTATATAATGGTACCACAAAAATAATATTTGTTGCCTTCTTAATATTTATCTTTTCAAAGCCCCTTTCCTTCAATTAAAAGTACTTTTTTGGTGTTTTCAGCGGCCCGAAATGGATCAGAGATTCGTTCTCCATAAACCCAAATAATATCATTATCGGCATTTGTCAAGATTGGGATAAATGGTCTTTCTTCACGAGGAACCTTTTGGTCTATAAAATATGATTTTACCTTCTTATGTCCCTGCATGCCCAAGGGGATAAAACGATCACCAGGTTGGAAAAACCTTACCTGGATAAGTTCACCTGTCCTATCATAGTCCAAATATGCCTGTTTTTGGTCTATCGATTCAGGCAATGGAGGTTTAACAAATCGAGCATGTAACTGAAGCCTGATTTGAGCCAGGCTTGTTACACCCGGAATCTTTAGTTTTCGTGCTTGTTTGTCTATTTCCGGTGGTTGAGGAACATCGGTCTTAGAAAAACACATCATTTCATATCCACATACTACCCGCACAGAACCAGGAAGCATTATTGAGCTTCCAACCTTAGGTAAAGCAAAAAGATCCAGCACCTGTTTGACATGAAATGCTGTAATCTCCCGAAAATTCCCTTTCAAGCGATAAAAAACTTCACGGACCAGGCGACGTTTCATTGCCAAAGGTTGGTTCTCAAATTTGGCAACCTCAATACACAAGCCACCATTCTGGCTTGTTACAAGTTGGTTATAGAGTTCATGTGTTTTTTCCGACATCCACAGATCTTCTTCATGGGCTATTTCGGACATACTCAATAGGTTTCCTGAAATTTCCCGATTGAATGTCTTTAAATAAGGGATTAATTCATGCCTGATTTTATTTCTAAGGTATTTAGTTTCTTTATTCGTCGAGTCTATTCGGTAAACAAGTTTACGTTCTTCTAAAAACATCTCCAGGTCAGCCCTGTTAAAACGTAAGAGAGGACGAATAACATTCCCTCTCACTTCAGGTATGCCAACCAGTCCCTTTATCCCCGCCCCCCTCAATAGATTCATCAAAACTGTCTCGACCCTGTCGTCAGCAGTATGCCCCAGAGCAATTTTATTGCCCTTTATGGACATAAGAGTTTTCTCTAAAAACTGGTACCTGAGAATACGGGCAGATTCTTGAAAAGAAGTTTTCAGGAAAGTTTTTTTCTCAGCAGCGTCTATTTTGTCAACAATAATGGGAAGAGATAATTTTTCCGCAAGCCGCACAACAAAATCCGCGTCCTCGTCGGACTCCTTCCCTCGAGCCAAATGATTTAAGTGCGCGACATACAATTCATAGCCGAGCTCCTTAGAAAACTGCTCCAAAAGAAAAAGTAATGCCACTGAATCGGCCCCTCCGGAAACAGCAACCAAAACCCTATCTCCAGGGGCTATTAATTCAGAAATCGCCACTTTTACATTGTTCAAAAATATTGACATGGGTCTGTAAGATAATTGATATAAGAATTTCCACTATTGTCATCATGCCCTGAAGGCACCAAGGCACAATGAAAGCTCTCATTACCTAAGTAGAACCTATGACACGCATATTTTTTAATGATGATGACTTCCATCATGAACATGGCCATGCTCCAATTCTTCCTTGGTAGCGTCGCGTATCCCTAAAATTTCAATATTAAAGTGAAGAGTTTTACCCGCAAGAGGATGGTTGCCATTAACATTGATCTGATCACCCTCAATGCTCTCAACAGTAAAAATATTTTCCTTACCATTCATTTCAGAAGAAAACTGCATATCAGGTTTAATCTCCATATCAGCGGGAAAGTTTGAGCGTGCCACCTTCAAAAGAAGGCTCGGGTCTACATCACCATAGGCTTTTTCAGGCGGAACCGTCAC encodes:
- the tilS gene encoding tRNA lysidine(34) synthetase TilS — protein: MSIFLNNVKVAISELIAPGDRVLVAVSGGADSVALLFLLEQFSKELGYELYVAHLNHLARGKESDEDADFVVRLAEKLSLPIIVDKIDAAEKKTFLKTSFQESARILRYQFLEKTLMSIKGNKIALGHTADDRVETVLMNLLRGAGIKGLVGIPEVRGNVIRPLLRFNRADLEMFLEERKLVYRIDSTNKETKYLRNKIRHELIPYLKTFNREISGNLLSMSEIAHEEDLWMSEKTHELYNQLVTSQNGGLCIEVAKFENQPLAMKRRLVREVFYRLKGNFREITAFHVKQVLDLFALPKVGSSIMLPGSVRVVCGYEMMCFSKTDVPQPPEIDKQARKLKIPGVTSLAQIRLQLHARFVKPPLPESIDQKQAYLDYDRTGELIQVRFFQPGDRFIPLGMQGHKKVKSYFIDQKVPREERPFIPILTNADNDIIWVYGERISDPFRAAENTKKVLLIEGKGL
- a CDS encoding peptidylprolyl isomerase → MIKKNDVVTLSYILKNSDGVELGRAGAEDGMNYLHGFGNIVPGLEEELENMKVGDKKDVTVPPEKAYGDVDPSLLLKVARSNFPADMEIKPDMQFSSEMNGKENIFTVESIEGDQINVNGNHPLAGKTLHFNIEILGIRDATKEELEHGHVHDGSHHH